The Corynebacterium qintianiae genome has a window encoding:
- the eccB gene encoding type VII secretion protein EccB, whose translation MSAQPPRRLLPTTRSQVSGHRFMRRRVEHGLIFGDIRMIHDPLASRQRATIFSGVAVALVAAIMALFAWLRPNADPGDAPILRASSGELYIRVDGVVHPVTNLTSARLIAGAPEQAQRIGDSNLLELPRGVPVGIVNAPSVFAPRGSADVAWSACTPSDQVAVFAGAPAVPLEGAASILASADGREWLVDGRGRSLLPAADSPEGRIIRRKLGIDSDTPRWNPPSQVLDAIVEQAPLAIPEPLPEIAVNGTDSWALSGQGGVQSLSRVQREILLEAGAPRRDIAGSELAALPDADPPLEIHLPDRVPQWVDPESGAFCASENRVAAIMPEPAPSMALSGGAVATQFAGLDDGAVAVDTGHGFHVVSANGVRHPVSDRGALDVIGAEHIEHVPWEIISLLPEGPALTQLDALTATY comes from the coding sequence ATGTCTGCACAACCGCCACGGCGGCTCCTGCCCACCACGCGTTCCCAGGTGTCGGGCCATAGGTTCATGCGCCGGCGCGTGGAGCACGGGCTCATCTTCGGCGACATCCGGATGATCCACGACCCGCTAGCCTCACGGCAGCGGGCAACCATCTTCAGCGGGGTGGCCGTTGCTCTCGTCGCGGCGATCATGGCGCTATTCGCCTGGTTGCGGCCCAACGCCGATCCGGGGGATGCCCCGATTCTCCGGGCGAGCAGCGGTGAGCTCTACATCAGGGTGGACGGGGTCGTCCACCCCGTCACCAACCTCACCTCTGCGCGGCTGATCGCGGGGGCGCCGGAGCAGGCTCAGCGCATCGGAGACAGCAACCTGCTGGAGTTGCCGCGGGGAGTGCCCGTCGGAATCGTGAACGCGCCGTCCGTTTTCGCCCCCCGGGGCTCCGCGGACGTGGCCTGGTCGGCGTGCACGCCTTCCGACCAAGTGGCGGTCTTCGCCGGTGCGCCGGCGGTACCGCTTGAGGGGGCGGCATCAATCCTTGCCTCCGCCGACGGCAGGGAATGGCTGGTTGATGGCCGGGGCCGCAGCCTCCTTCCTGCCGCAGACAGCCCGGAGGGGCGGATCATCCGCCGCAAGCTCGGCATCGATTCCGACACCCCGCGCTGGAACCCGCCCTCCCAGGTGCTCGACGCGATTGTGGAGCAAGCCCCTCTAGCAATTCCTGAGCCGCTCCCCGAGATCGCCGTCAACGGCACAGATTCGTGGGCGCTGAGCGGGCAGGGCGGCGTCCAGTCGCTATCGCGCGTGCAGCGCGAGATTCTTCTGGAGGCGGGTGCGCCCCGCAGGGACATCGCGGGTTCGGAACTTGCCGCGCTCCCCGATGCCGATCCTCCGCTGGAGATCCACCTCCCGGATCGAGTCCCGCAGTGGGTGGATCCCGAGTCCGGGGCATTCTGCGCCAGTGAGAACCGCGTCGCGGCGATCATGCCCGAGCCCGCGCCGTCGATGGCTCTCTCGGGCGGCGCGGTGGCCACCCAATTCGCGGGGCTTGACGACGGAGCCGTAGCCGTCGACACCGGCCACGGATTCCACGTGGTGTCGGCCAACGGTGTGCGCCACCCCGTCTCGGACCGAGGGGCCCTCGACGTCATTGGCGCGGAGCACATTGAACACGTGCCGTGGGAGATCATCTCGCTCTTGCCGGAGGGTCCGGCGCTGACTCAGCTCGATGCCCTCACCGCGACGTACTAG
- a CDS encoding DUF6541 family protein — MIETLPVIVSAVGLFVIPGAVIGLAAGMRPAWALAAGAALTPGAWSVLAWAYGEAGIAVTNLSLFLGTVVFIGLGLLWRFAYGAVGERSSWRREAVPIAGVLAAFSILMTRTVNVYRGLPEGLSTPFLGWDVHWHASVIKFITETGVASSARMGELQHVETHELLYYPTGFHVMAFALHELTGRDIIYALNLTSLVLPGIGLTISAALLAKLVIGKRGLTTSLAAGLAPIVAVGVQNLFYSEYHMGAWPYLAAMSMAGIAACAIANTPRDAASVPAAGLTLAGVCALHPSPVTVVVLLVGFWWLFAGLRQPNRVRNTLVVVTVGVIGALFMLPQLLAGSGQAEEVAEFAETQLDISRAESWQRALELQWSAEQHVPTQWWLITAAIVGAVILVVWRRTFWPVLLPLLFIALTAHALVWFDGPVGALFGAYTSLHYNNAHRLVLPTALLYAVFAAVAVAGIVRFACHKLAPGAPRWLSIALVAAIAAAHVQWQQRPFKVFYDAVIEISATNGTLGETELAAFEWLTTQPRAYEGLIANNPGEGTGWMYPLHGLPSLHRHYLYPPTPVDSATSRIFQIPNLLGTGLTQRRDYANIADFAARDLDATYYIVSPPGFWDYLEPIPEQVDGLWTAPGATPVYRNGRTTVFAINANLTDDEIRAARESGEKASPGGLPPLPFDPSQGFHRPTEWDREAAEADARRAPAVR; from the coding sequence ATGATCGAGACACTGCCCGTCATCGTTTCCGCAGTCGGCCTGTTTGTCATCCCTGGAGCGGTTATCGGCTTGGCGGCAGGCATGCGCCCGGCGTGGGCGCTCGCCGCCGGGGCCGCCCTTACCCCCGGTGCATGGAGCGTGCTCGCGTGGGCTTACGGCGAAGCTGGGATTGCAGTGACGAACCTGTCGCTGTTTCTCGGCACGGTGGTGTTCATCGGTCTGGGCCTTCTGTGGAGGTTCGCGTACGGCGCAGTGGGGGAGCGTTCGTCGTGGCGTCGAGAAGCGGTGCCCATAGCTGGGGTCCTGGCCGCCTTCTCCATCCTGATGACGCGCACAGTCAACGTGTACCGAGGTTTGCCGGAGGGCTTGTCAACGCCGTTTCTGGGCTGGGACGTGCACTGGCATGCCTCCGTGATCAAGTTCATCACCGAGACCGGGGTCGCGAGCTCCGCCCGGATGGGCGAGCTGCAACACGTGGAGACCCATGAGCTGCTGTACTACCCCACGGGCTTCCACGTAATGGCGTTCGCGCTGCACGAGCTCACGGGCCGCGACATCATCTACGCGCTGAACCTGACGTCGTTGGTGCTGCCCGGGATCGGCCTGACGATTTCGGCGGCGCTGCTGGCGAAGCTGGTCATTGGCAAGCGCGGCTTGACGACGTCGCTCGCGGCCGGGCTCGCCCCCATCGTCGCCGTGGGTGTGCAGAACCTCTTTTACTCGGAGTACCACATGGGGGCGTGGCCGTACCTCGCGGCGATGTCCATGGCAGGTATCGCGGCGTGCGCGATAGCCAACACCCCCCGCGACGCGGCGAGCGTTCCCGCCGCAGGGCTCACTCTGGCGGGCGTGTGCGCGCTGCACCCGTCGCCTGTCACCGTGGTGGTTTTGCTCGTCGGTTTCTGGTGGCTCTTCGCCGGACTCCGTCAACCCAACCGCGTGCGCAATACCCTCGTCGTGGTAACAGTCGGCGTCATCGGCGCCCTGTTCATGCTGCCTCAGCTGCTCGCCGGAAGCGGTCAAGCGGAGGAGGTGGCGGAGTTCGCCGAGACGCAGCTCGACATCTCGCGCGCGGAGTCATGGCAGCGCGCGCTGGAGCTGCAATGGTCCGCAGAGCAGCACGTCCCCACCCAGTGGTGGCTCATCACAGCCGCGATCGTGGGTGCGGTCATTCTCGTGGTGTGGCGGCGCACCTTCTGGCCCGTTCTGCTCCCACTGCTCTTTATCGCCCTGACTGCCCACGCCCTGGTGTGGTTTGACGGCCCGGTCGGTGCCTTGTTCGGGGCGTACACCTCCTTGCACTACAACAATGCGCACCGGCTCGTGCTGCCCACCGCGCTGTTGTATGCGGTGTTCGCGGCGGTGGCCGTGGCGGGCATTGTGCGGTTCGCCTGCCATAAGCTAGCGCCGGGGGCGCCTCGCTGGCTGAGCATCGCGCTTGTGGCTGCCATCGCTGCGGCCCACGTGCAGTGGCAGCAGCGGCCGTTCAAGGTGTTCTACGACGCCGTGATCGAGATAAGCGCCACCAACGGGACACTCGGGGAGACCGAATTGGCGGCCTTCGAGTGGTTGACAACTCAACCCCGCGCGTACGAGGGGCTCATCGCCAACAACCCCGGCGAGGGAACGGGCTGGATGTACCCGCTGCACGGCCTGCCCTCCCTGCACCGTCACTACCTGTACCCCCCAACCCCGGTGGACTCCGCTACGAGCCGGATCTTCCAGATCCCCAACCTGCTGGGAACCGGTCTGACCCAGCGCAGGGACTACGCCAACATCGCGGACTTCGCGGCCCGTGACCTCGACGCAACCTACTACATTGTGTCCCCGCCCGGTTTCTGGGATTACCTGGAACCCATTCCTGAGCAGGTGGACGGACTGTGGACCGCGCCGGGAGCTACTCCGGTGTACCGCAACGGGCGCACAACCGTGTTCGCGATCAACGCGAACTTGACTGACGATGAGATTCGCGCCGCGCGCGAGTCGGGGGAGAAAGCCTCGCCCGGCGGCCTTCCGCCGCTGCCCTTCGATCCCTCCCAGGGCTTCCACCGCCCCACTGAGTGGGACCGGGAGGCCGCGGAGGCCGACGCTCGGCGGGCACCTGCTGTACGCTGA
- a CDS encoding DUF6541 family protein codes for MTATGALAAAIALFVLPGFFISWVAGAKAPAAAASALPVTFGVMGMSAWMWGETTAPFNMLTFGISFLFTLGCAVVWRRFMARPGRGFSFDAYWVLPALGVVTGAWMLASDRLKWLDRLPHGTNTIVQGWDVQWHANVVRYIMEEGVASPTRMGEVRNLETAGHLFYPSGFHAGTALFAQASGLEAIPALNVAAAILPALALPAAMACLVFAMTQSRGVTTQIAAALAAIASYAIPTLMWVPDYVGMWPYMFAVFIAVIVVWQFCAVPERPETALPAAVGFMGVLVVHPSAVTIVVLGVALYWLTRLVFVPVRSRLKDFFWLAAPALVAAGLFLPQIVQGSEQAEEVSAVEPPGENVDPAGAWATVLLMRTRHSLQFFPDFNPVPLLWLAAAGAVALIFWRRQIWSVVMFAISALVVVNVLEPFGGWLQDALAAISSLHYNTAHRLVMPVSMLTLAAAAVGAAVVIRVLTLAPLAARNGTAAWTRATAAAALALAVAAGAGTCWWAKDSAYDGAKESFVGPRLDDRMVNNNDRIAFDWLGSQPAAREGLTVGEPADGYSWLYAYNGVPTLDKHYDGGRGFRTELLQRHPDALGEAAPVDQAARDLDVRFILSSPGNFWWGQVPPYPQLKGLWASEGVTPVFKRGTTGIFAVNDAFTRSELHEMRRDAQRNGSEELPEVQ; via the coding sequence ATGACGGCAACCGGCGCCTTGGCGGCCGCGATCGCCTTATTCGTGCTGCCCGGATTCTTCATTTCCTGGGTCGCAGGAGCGAAGGCGCCGGCTGCGGCGGCGAGCGCGCTGCCCGTGACGTTCGGCGTCATGGGAATGAGTGCCTGGATGTGGGGGGAGACAACCGCCCCGTTCAACATGCTCACCTTCGGCATCAGTTTCCTGTTCACCCTGGGCTGCGCGGTCGTGTGGCGCCGGTTCATGGCTCGGCCCGGTAGGGGATTCAGCTTCGACGCTTACTGGGTACTTCCGGCCCTGGGAGTAGTCACGGGCGCGTGGATGCTGGCATCCGACCGGTTGAAGTGGCTGGACCGCCTGCCCCACGGCACCAACACGATCGTCCAAGGCTGGGACGTGCAATGGCATGCCAACGTCGTGCGCTACATCATGGAGGAGGGCGTGGCCTCCCCGACCCGCATGGGGGAGGTGCGCAACCTCGAGACGGCGGGCCATCTGTTCTACCCCTCAGGATTCCACGCGGGCACGGCGCTTTTCGCGCAGGCTAGCGGCCTGGAGGCCATTCCTGCGCTGAACGTCGCGGCGGCGATTCTGCCCGCCCTGGCGCTCCCGGCCGCCATGGCGTGTTTGGTTTTCGCCATGACACAGTCGCGCGGTGTGACCACGCAGATCGCGGCTGCTTTGGCCGCGATCGCCAGCTACGCCATTCCGACACTGATGTGGGTGCCGGATTACGTGGGAATGTGGCCCTACATGTTCGCCGTCTTCATCGCCGTCATCGTTGTCTGGCAATTCTGCGCCGTGCCGGAACGGCCCGAGACGGCGTTACCCGCCGCCGTGGGTTTCATGGGCGTGCTCGTCGTTCACCCGTCGGCCGTGACCATCGTCGTCCTCGGGGTCGCGCTTTACTGGCTGACGAGGCTTGTCTTCGTCCCGGTGCGCTCGAGGCTGAAGGACTTCTTCTGGCTGGCTGCCCCGGCCCTTGTGGCGGCTGGGTTGTTCCTCCCGCAGATCGTGCAGGGTTCGGAACAGGCCGAGGAGGTTTCTGCGGTGGAGCCGCCAGGGGAGAACGTGGACCCCGCCGGCGCATGGGCGACGGTCTTGCTCATGCGAACCCGCCACTCGCTGCAGTTCTTTCCCGACTTCAACCCGGTGCCTCTACTCTGGCTCGCGGCTGCCGGAGCTGTCGCGCTCATTTTCTGGCGTCGCCAAATCTGGTCTGTGGTCATGTTCGCTATCAGCGCGCTCGTGGTTGTCAACGTCCTCGAGCCCTTCGGCGGGTGGCTGCAGGATGCCCTCGCCGCGATCAGCAGCCTGCACTACAACACCGCGCACCGCCTGGTCATGCCGGTGAGCATGCTCACTCTCGCGGCCGCTGCCGTTGGTGCCGCAGTGGTGATACGGGTGCTCACACTCGCGCCTCTGGCCGCGCGGAACGGGACGGCGGCGTGGACGCGGGCGACTGCCGCTGCAGCGCTGGCGCTGGCGGTCGCGGCGGGTGCCGGGACGTGCTGGTGGGCCAAGGACAGCGCCTACGACGGCGCGAAGGAGTCTTTCGTGGGCCCGCGTCTCGACGACCGGATGGTCAACAACAACGACCGCATCGCGTTCGACTGGCTGGGCTCCCAGCCCGCGGCCCGCGAGGGCTTGACCGTTGGCGAACCCGCCGACGGTTACTCGTGGCTCTACGCCTACAACGGTGTGCCCACGCTGGACAAGCATTACGACGGCGGCCGCGGCTTCCGTACCGAACTCCTCCAGCGGCATCCCGACGCGCTGGGTGAAGCGGCCCCGGTGGACCAGGCAGCCCGCGACCTCGACGTCCGATTCATCCTCAGCAGCCCGGGCAACTTCTGGTGGGGTCAGGTGCCACCGTATCCACAACTCAAGGGGTTGTGGGCGAGCGAAGGGGTCACGCCCGTGTTCAAGCGCGGCACCACAGGCATCTTCGCCGTCAACGACGCCTTCACGCGATCGGAGCTCCACGAGATGCGCCGCGACGCACAGCGCAACGGCTCCGAGGAGCTTCCGGAGGTCCAATGA
- a CDS encoding S8 family serine peptidase has product MRRVWAAMAACAVFPITPYAAAQDIACAVPAHVDAPATPESARELRRFATGADVRVAVIDTGVAPSPELDQVVPGADFVVSGAPDPLHDCDAHGTVVAGTIAGNTAGIAPDAEVIAIRQTSAHFRSAEPAGSGSLQTLTGAIHNALDLGAHVINISVVSCVDPRVAPRVDVAGLDAALGRAEAEGAVVVAAAGNLTGDCPQGSHVFPSHSSTVLAVGSRSDPHTVADYSIRVPAGSLQLSAAGRVAAAPSPDGNGWAGGTVNEKGDVFPFEGTSFAAPVVTGAVALLKQRRPDLTPARVREIVAASAEPSGGAIDPLAVATQLAPDALEHTDRMVVGPARGHTSAAPGRWLKFASALAVFVLVIVVGSALRPRAA; this is encoded by the coding sequence ATGCGTCGGGTCTGGGCCGCGATGGCAGCGTGCGCGGTATTTCCGATAACCCCGTACGCGGCGGCGCAGGACATCGCATGCGCCGTCCCGGCTCATGTCGACGCCCCAGCGACACCGGAATCGGCGCGGGAGCTGCGGCGCTTTGCCACGGGGGCGGACGTGCGCGTCGCCGTCATCGACACGGGGGTGGCTCCTTCGCCCGAGCTCGATCAGGTCGTGCCCGGTGCGGATTTCGTGGTATCCGGCGCGCCCGATCCGCTCCATGACTGCGACGCCCACGGCACGGTCGTAGCGGGGACGATCGCGGGAAACACGGCGGGGATCGCCCCGGACGCCGAGGTTATCGCTATCCGGCAGACGTCGGCGCATTTCCGTTCGGCCGAACCCGCGGGCTCGGGAAGCCTGCAGACGTTGACTGGTGCCATCCACAACGCCCTCGACCTCGGCGCCCACGTGATCAACATTTCGGTTGTCTCCTGCGTGGATCCCCGCGTCGCGCCTCGCGTGGACGTGGCCGGCCTGGACGCGGCGCTGGGCCGGGCAGAAGCGGAGGGTGCCGTCGTCGTCGCGGCAGCGGGAAACCTCACCGGCGATTGCCCGCAGGGGTCCCACGTCTTCCCCTCCCACTCGTCCACCGTGCTTGCCGTCGGCTCCCGCTCGGACCCGCACACAGTCGCGGATTACTCCATTCGCGTCCCAGCCGGGTCGCTCCAGCTCTCCGCCGCCGGCCGCGTCGCGGCCGCACCGTCGCCGGACGGGAACGGGTGGGCAGGCGGGACCGTGAACGAGAAGGGAGATGTCTTTCCCTTCGAGGGCACGAGTTTCGCCGCCCCTGTGGTCACCGGAGCCGTGGCGCTACTCAAGCAACGCCGGCCCGATCTCACCCCCGCGCGGGTGCGCGAGATCGTCGCAGCCTCCGCAGAACCCAGCGGCGGGGCGATCGACCCACTCGCGGTGGCCACCCAGCTCGCACCGGATGCGCTCGAACACACCGACCGCATGGTCGTGGGCCCGGCCCGGGGGCACACCTCCGCCGCTCCGGGGCGTTGGCTCAAGTTCGCTTCGGCCCTCGCAGTTTTTGTGCTGGTAATCGTTGTAGGATCCGCTCTGCGGCCCCGCGCTGCCTAG
- the eccD gene encoding type VII secretion integral membrane protein EccD, which produces MVATSAHHIVRVTVRIDVAAFHRDIDITLPTSSSFAEILPELARLVDLPAISRPWEVTTVAGAVLDPARPLYQQRLRDGQVVVLRPREPVTPPVVRDAAESLAATADEGGRAHGLDAAAACAGAVMVYVLVGMLFGALPAVGAAAVSLFPVAAVARSRVLFALSAVATAAAAGWWVAGPRGEWVDVSEPALGVLAGALALLAAAGGGAVIKLVDARLAAILSTTAVLLAAGAAAAWLPVNTAPAAAVVLAGLAAVILTPGIATRASGIAIPRVPTAGETFAVADDYQADVDDRSRVARRVTTGIASAVSLCVLPALARLGLLGGGWVYVFCLCVAGALLVHSFRHHGAGPRVALALCALGAVVASSLAAANAVEPHPVWVGFAFFTAALTLTAPMWSARVPDLEPTTLVWLERTEMAAIIAVFPLGVHLLGVFDLIRGL; this is translated from the coding sequence ATGGTTGCTACTTCGGCGCACCACATTGTGCGCGTCACTGTCCGTATCGACGTCGCTGCGTTTCACCGCGACATCGACATCACTCTGCCAACGTCGTCCTCATTCGCCGAGATCCTCCCCGAACTCGCTCGGCTGGTGGATCTGCCCGCGATCTCCCGCCCGTGGGAGGTGACCACCGTTGCGGGCGCCGTGCTCGACCCGGCGCGGCCCCTCTACCAGCAGCGGCTCCGCGACGGCCAAGTGGTCGTCCTGCGCCCGCGCGAGCCCGTCACCCCTCCGGTGGTACGCGATGCGGCCGAGTCGCTCGCGGCAACAGCCGATGAAGGCGGCCGGGCGCACGGGCTCGATGCCGCCGCAGCCTGCGCGGGTGCCGTCATGGTGTACGTCCTCGTCGGGATGCTGTTCGGCGCGCTTCCCGCCGTGGGCGCGGCGGCAGTCTCGTTGTTTCCGGTCGCCGCCGTCGCCCGCTCCCGGGTTCTGTTCGCGCTCAGTGCGGTCGCCACCGCTGCCGCGGCGGGTTGGTGGGTCGCGGGGCCACGCGGCGAGTGGGTGGACGTCTCGGAACCCGCACTGGGTGTGCTGGCCGGCGCACTCGCACTCCTCGCCGCCGCGGGCGGTGGGGCTGTGATCAAGCTTGTCGACGCTCGCCTCGCCGCCATTCTTTCCACCACCGCCGTCCTGCTGGCTGCGGGGGCGGCCGCGGCATGGCTGCCGGTAAACACTGCCCCAGCCGCGGCCGTGGTCCTCGCCGGCCTGGCGGCGGTGATCCTCACACCCGGAATCGCAACCCGCGCTTCCGGCATCGCTATTCCGCGTGTGCCCACGGCCGGGGAGACTTTCGCGGTGGCCGACGACTACCAGGCTGACGTGGACGACCGCAGCCGCGTCGCGCGGCGCGTCACCACCGGCATCGCGTCGGCGGTGTCCCTCTGCGTCCTCCCTGCGCTGGCGCGGCTGGGGTTACTCGGCGGCGGGTGGGTGTACGTGTTCTGCCTGTGCGTGGCGGGCGCGTTGCTCGTCCACTCATTCCGCCACCACGGTGCCGGGCCGAGAGTCGCTCTGGCGCTCTGCGCGTTGGGGGCGGTGGTGGCGTCCTCCCTCGCGGCGGCCAACGCCGTCGAACCGCACCCTGTGTGGGTGGGGTTCGCGTTCTTCACCGCTGCTCTCACCCTGACCGCCCCAATGTGGTCGGCGCGAGTGCCCGACCTGGAACCGACCACGCTGGTGTGGCTGGAGCGCACCGAGATGGCCGCGATCATCGCCGTATTCCCGCTCGGTGTCCACCTCCTCGGCGTGTTCGACCTCATCAGGGGGTTGTGA